One window of Halosolutus amylolyticus genomic DNA carries:
- a CDS encoding orc1/cdc6 family replication initiation protein, with protein sequence MSSSGDDLFTRDDPIFENKELLEINHLPEEGRIVGRDDEISDLANAVNPAIFGQSPSNLLIYGKTGTGKSLCAKHISERLVRVAKDEGVTAEFAYVDCAQDSTETQAVQTIAHSLNDAEITDVKIPDKGLSTSTYYKRLWTVLDSQYDVVLIILDEVDKLDDDDILMQLSRAGEAGKLDHCKIGVIGISNKIKYKDRMDERVKSSLCEREFVFPPYDANQLRDIMQARSDAFKDDVLEPSVIPRAAALAAREHGDARKAIDILRYAGEIAQSNGSERVREEFVVQARERAETDRFRELIRGSTPHSRYVLQALAVLSLNTPDEDGFRTTRIYDVYEEICRQEGSDSLSLRRVRDLLKEHAFLDIIEQSRQSGGSAEGSYTEHQLLEDPDVVRKVLVETGESEPVDS encoded by the coding sequence ATGTCGAGTTCCGGCGACGACCTCTTCACTCGAGACGATCCGATCTTCGAAAACAAAGAGCTACTCGAGATCAATCATCTTCCCGAGGAAGGTCGTATCGTCGGCCGGGACGACGAAATCTCTGATCTCGCGAACGCGGTCAACCCCGCGATCTTCGGGCAGAGTCCGAGCAATCTCCTCATCTACGGCAAGACGGGAACCGGAAAGTCACTCTGTGCCAAGCACATCTCCGAACGGCTCGTCCGGGTCGCGAAGGACGAGGGCGTCACGGCGGAGTTCGCGTACGTCGACTGCGCCCAGGACAGCACCGAGACCCAGGCGGTCCAGACGATCGCTCACTCGCTAAACGACGCCGAGATCACCGACGTCAAGATTCCCGACAAGGGGTTGAGTACGTCGACGTACTACAAACGGCTCTGGACGGTGCTCGACTCGCAGTACGATGTCGTGCTGATCATTCTCGACGAGGTCGACAAACTCGACGACGACGACATTCTGATGCAACTTTCGCGCGCGGGCGAGGCCGGCAAACTCGATCACTGCAAAATCGGCGTCATCGGGATCAGCAACAAGATCAAGTACAAAGATCGGATGGACGAGCGCGTCAAATCGAGTCTCTGCGAGCGCGAATTCGTCTTCCCACCGTACGACGCAAACCAGCTTCGGGACATCATGCAGGCGCGCAGTGACGCGTTCAAAGACGACGTCCTCGAACCGTCGGTAATCCCGCGCGCCGCCGCACTCGCGGCCCGGGAACACGGCGACGCCCGGAAGGCGATCGACATCCTCCGGTACGCAGGGGAGATCGCCCAGTCGAACGGAAGCGAACGCGTTCGCGAGGAGTTCGTCGTCCAGGCCCGAGAACGGGCGGAGACCGATCGGTTCCGAGAACTCATTCGCGGTTCGACGCCACACTCCCGGTACGTGCTCCAGGCTCTCGCCGTCCTCTCGTTGAATACGCCGGACGAGGACGGCTTCCGGACGACGCGGATCTACGACGTCTACGAGGAGATCTGTCGGCAGGAGGGGTCCGACTCGCTCTCGCTTCGCCGTGTTCGTGATCTCCTGAAAGAACACGCGTTTCTGGATATCATCGAACAGTCACGACAGAGCGGTGGTAGTGCCGAAGGAAGCTACACGGAACACCAACTCCTGGAGGATCCCGACGTCGTTCGGAAGGTCCTCGTCGAAACCGGAGAGTCCGAACCAGTCGACTCGTAA
- a CDS encoding DUF7350 domain-containing protein → MNRRGFLRGTAVAGGVATAGCLERLGFEEQSAWANPPIVEDRPDAVYLPAGSEMMDTYGRAADGDVALEVTYTIPHRFWIPGEGGSLVDVDPDDSLHLMLTVWDRETDTVLPVNVQYEILRDGDPIDGVGNSPWPMLAQRMGFHYGDNVPLPDEGSYTVRARVGPVDAVRTGAFEGRLDTTATLTVDFEYAESDVHDIEVELIDEERRGTRDALPLMEHGHHESGSETDHDDHSSDHDVGPAPTSRGPSIDDLPGDVLGTERSGDAKISAVVTDDDRYSDGSTSLAVCPRTPYNDVILPFTSLSVAIEREGTVVHEGTLSETLDDEFGHHYGTGLDRLESGDEITVSIDTPPQVSRHDGYETAFFDFEDVTYSV, encoded by the coding sequence ATGAATCGTCGGGGCTTTCTCCGTGGAACGGCCGTCGCTGGCGGGGTCGCGACCGCCGGCTGTCTCGAACGCCTCGGCTTCGAAGAACAGTCGGCCTGGGCGAATCCGCCGATCGTCGAGGATCGACCCGACGCCGTCTACCTCCCCGCTGGCAGTGAGATGATGGACACGTACGGACGGGCGGCCGACGGCGACGTCGCCCTCGAGGTAACGTACACGATTCCACACCGATTCTGGATTCCGGGCGAAGGCGGCAGTCTCGTCGACGTCGACCCCGACGACAGTCTTCACCTGATGCTCACCGTCTGGGATCGCGAGACGGACACCGTCCTTCCGGTGAACGTGCAGTACGAGATCCTCCGGGACGGCGACCCGATCGACGGCGTTGGGAACTCGCCGTGGCCGATGCTCGCCCAGCGGATGGGATTTCACTACGGAGACAACGTTCCGTTGCCCGACGAAGGTTCGTACACGGTCCGTGCCAGGGTCGGGCCCGTCGACGCGGTCCGGACCGGCGCATTCGAGGGCCGTCTCGACACGACCGCGACGCTTACGGTCGACTTCGAGTACGCAGAGTCGGACGTTCACGACATCGAGGTAGAACTGATCGACGAGGAACGGCGGGGGACGCGAGACGCGCTCCCGCTGATGGAGCACGGCCACCACGAATCGGGGAGTGAGACCGATCACGACGACCACTCTAGCGATCACGACGTCGGCCCCGCACCGACGTCACGGGGACCGTCGATCGACGACCTCCCCGGGGACGTGCTCGGCACCGAGCGAAGCGGGGACGCGAAGATTTCCGCCGTCGTCACCGACGACGATCGGTACTCCGACGGCTCGACGTCGCTGGCAGTCTGCCCCCGGACGCCGTACAACGACGTTATCCTGCCGTTTACCTCGCTGTCCGTCGCGATCGAACGCGAGGGAACAGTGGTCCACGAGGGGACGCTCAGCGAGACGCTCGACGACGAGTTCGGACACCACTACGGGACGGGACTCGATCGACTCGAGTCGGGTGACGAAATCACGGTTTCGATCGACACCCCGCCACAGGTATCGCGCCACGACGGTTACGAAACGGCATTTTTCGACTTCGAAGACGTCACGTATTCGGTGTGA
- a CDS encoding SCO family protein, whose product MERRTYLRSLGVAGLAGVAGCLDDGLAGIGSNDETVLDPPEVNRGDPSHPIHGEEFPSFSIPDPITGEMVSRDDFVGETPFVMTYFYSSCPDGACPALLLRLRRIQEDAAERGYEDDVGLLAVTFDPERDTGETLEQYAVEQGVDLDAGNWHFLRPEGEDEARAVIYEDFGMRYERVDDMDELEDGSHDANDGDADGNESEQGSHGNETGSDHDEHDHGEYMFTHYNLITLVNEDGIVERAYPNAIADREDVSIETIVEDTRTVVTD is encoded by the coding sequence ATGGAACGGCGGACCTATCTACGCTCACTCGGGGTTGCAGGCCTCGCCGGCGTCGCCGGCTGTCTCGACGACGGACTCGCTGGAATCGGCTCGAACGACGAGACGGTCCTCGACCCGCCCGAGGTGAACCGCGGTGATCCGTCACATCCGATCCACGGCGAGGAGTTCCCGTCGTTTTCGATTCCCGATCCGATCACCGGCGAGATGGTCTCGCGGGACGATTTCGTCGGCGAAACGCCGTTCGTGATGACGTACTTCTACTCGTCCTGCCCGGACGGTGCCTGTCCGGCCCTGCTCTTGCGACTGCGGCGGATCCAGGAGGACGCCGCGGAACGGGGCTACGAGGACGACGTCGGCCTCCTCGCGGTGACGTTCGACCCCGAACGGGATACGGGGGAGACCTTAGAGCAGTACGCCGTCGAACAGGGCGTCGACCTCGACGCTGGAAACTGGCACTTCCTTCGGCCCGAGGGCGAGGACGAGGCCAGAGCGGTCATCTACGAGGATTTCGGAATGCGATACGAACGCGTCGACGACATGGACGAACTCGAGGACGGGTCCCACGACGCGAACGACGGGGACGCGGACGGAAACGAAAGCGAGCAGGGATCCCACGGAAACGAGACCGGAAGCGACCACGACGAACACGATCACGGCGAGTACATGTTCACCCACTACAACCTGATCACGCTCGTCAACGAGGACGGGATCGTCGAACGCGCCTATCCGAACGCGATCGCCGATCGCGAGGACGTCAGTATCGAGACGATCGTCGAAGACACGCGAACGGTGGTGACCGACTGA
- a CDS encoding TlpA family protein disulfide reductase — translation MRRREALAGIASGGVIAAGGAIAILGLPSGEDLPGDFGSSDDGSYEVPDDPLAIETVDAPGSEAGEVLVPSPDRATFVDIFGTWCPPCIEQMPALAEAHDRIGDEVLFISVTNESVGEDRAITEAELVDWWDEHGGNWTLGLDPRAELTERYLDGGYPTAAAIDATGTVQWSGSGVKSADELVAGIEQALSAGEDGT, via the coding sequence ATGCGACGGCGAGAGGCCCTCGCGGGGATCGCCAGTGGGGGTGTTATCGCCGCGGGGGGTGCGATCGCTATCCTCGGACTTCCCTCGGGCGAGGACCTGCCCGGTGATTTCGGATCGTCCGATGACGGGTCGTACGAGGTGCCCGACGACCCACTTGCGATCGAGACCGTCGACGCGCCGGGAAGCGAGGCCGGGGAGGTGCTCGTGCCGTCTCCGGATCGTGCAACGTTCGTCGACATTTTCGGCACCTGGTGTCCGCCGTGTATCGAGCAAATGCCGGCACTCGCCGAGGCACACGATCGGATCGGCGACGAGGTCCTGTTCATCTCGGTGACGAACGAATCGGTCGGCGAAGACCGAGCGATCACCGAGGCCGAACTCGTCGACTGGTGGGACGAACACGGAGGGAACTGGACGCTCGGCCTCGATCCCCGCGCGGAACTGACGGAACGGTACCTGGATGGTGGCTACCCCACGGCTGCGGCCATCGACGCCACGGGGACGGTCCAGTGGTCGGGTTCCGGGGTCAAGTCGGCGGACGAACTCGTCGCCGGAATCGAGCAGGCACTCTCCGCTGGGGAGGACGGAACATGA
- a CDS encoding cytochrome c biogenesis protein CcdA: MASLAAVPDAALLTSDAALLTTLVFALTAGVATFFSPCAFPLLPGYVGFYVSQTEGDDASLGGAVSRGLVAGVGVLATFVALVGAAYWIGHTTLSNVVVFEPIVGAVLVVLGVLVVLDRAPTLSVRLPKRRSNVLGFGIFGAGYALAAAGCVAPLFVGVVGRALSYPPAEAALVVGTYVGIVVLLMVSLTVATGMGLVAGGRLVTHSKTIKQIAGAVMIVAGLGQLYLAIFVLDVL, from the coding sequence ATGGCGAGTTTGGCAGCAGTCCCCGACGCGGCGTTGCTGACCTCGGACGCGGCACTGTTAACGACGCTCGTATTCGCGCTCACGGCGGGCGTTGCAACCTTCTTCTCTCCCTGTGCGTTTCCGCTGTTACCCGGGTACGTCGGTTTCTACGTGAGTCAGACGGAGGGCGACGACGCGTCGCTCGGCGGTGCCGTCAGTCGCGGCCTCGTCGCGGGCGTGGGCGTTCTCGCCACGTTCGTCGCCCTGGTCGGGGCGGCCTACTGGATCGGTCACACGACGCTGTCGAACGTGGTCGTGTTCGAACCGATCGTCGGGGCCGTGCTCGTCGTCCTCGGCGTCCTCGTCGTCCTCGATCGCGCGCCGACGCTGTCCGTTCGCCTCCCGAAGCGGCGATCGAACGTCCTCGGGTTCGGGATCTTCGGCGCTGGCTACGCGCTCGCGGCGGCCGGCTGTGTCGCGCCGCTTTTCGTCGGCGTGGTGGGGCGGGCGCTGTCGTATCCGCCGGCGGAAGCGGCGCTCGTCGTCGGCACGTACGTCGGGATCGTCGTCCTCCTCATGGTGTCGCTGACGGTCGCGACCGGCATGGGGCTGGTCGCTGGCGGTCGGCTGGTTACCCACAGCAAGACGATCAAGCAGATCGCCGGTGCCGTGATGATCGTCGCCGGGCTGGGGCAGCTGTACCTCGCCATCTTCGTGCTCGACGTGCTCTGA
- a CDS encoding universal stress protein, whose protein sequence is MYQDLLIATDDSDGSRRATEHAIALADQLGARLHVLSVSEEGPHSTEKKDKLRSDPESEAHRAVEHAAEMASERGVEATTDVRQGVPQEQIVDFAETNGVDMIVVGTVGRSGLDHLVVGSVAEEVVREATMPVVTVRET, encoded by the coding sequence ATGTACCAGGACCTGTTGATCGCGACCGACGACAGTGACGGGTCTCGACGGGCGACCGAACACGCGATCGCCCTCGCCGACCAGCTCGGCGCGAGGCTTCACGTCTTGTCGGTCTCCGAGGAGGGACCCCACAGTACGGAGAAGAAGGACAAACTGCGATCGGATCCCGAGAGCGAAGCACACCGGGCCGTCGAGCACGCCGCGGAGATGGCGTCGGAACGGGGCGTCGAGGCGACGACCGACGTCCGTCAGGGCGTCCCACAGGAGCAGATCGTCGACTTCGCCGAGACGAACGGCGTCGACATGATCGTCGTCGGGACGGTCGGCCGCAGCGGTCTCGATCACCTCGTCGTCGGCAGCGTCGCCGAAGAGGTCGTTCGCGAGGCGACGATGCCCGTGGTGACGGTCCGGGAGACGTGA
- a CDS encoding bacterio-opsin activator domain-containing protein, with protein MSDSGATVVGDVVRVLVVGESDRIDATATALSSAFEPVSLLRERTVADARQRLAATDVHCLVCAYDRSGEESPLDRLLEADGDVPIVAVTDESFAEAAIEAGATDVIDPSSPGRLVATRVRNAAERYRLETEATGPTERRYRSILEGSTALVCVVDESGAIDYVNPAVDDRMGYTPAELERTTLFRLVHPDDRSLARETLSAAADGSLGATERTTLRLGHADGTWHVSDLAVVNRESDPNVDGLVVTVTNATPDGLADDALADAIDRLDAAFFAVGSRWELQLFNERASALFTAATPEPGTVVWDALPESVRGEFADRLREAAATGSAVAFETTHPAVDERLVVEAHPSESGVSVTARPGAEATTPAAERERLEQFEAIVDALEDGIAVLEGSTITDANPALFDLADAETLVGRDIETLVDDDLAAGIRERADSPLVRWMEPLTGTLETDGDRRPVDVSVVSLGSADGDRTCCVVRDRRGSPSAAVSTLAKTATSLRRAESRPDVREAIVDAVGSYSAADVVVWYEVDESVIRPASVSASAPGDADLPTIDRRDDPFAGVLDADGASVADPDELEPVLLRSGIRAERVLTVPIDGAGILLATSSDPMGFEGIDLAPIETLATMAATALDWLAAESRRRTLERGRADFEGLVERADAVLDLERDLFAASTRPAVEQRLASGLVDLDTGTGSIELAWIGEAAVGSDAVTLRTWAGRDGSHLESLSLSVDPETGEPAGRTAASREPTLVEDLEAVEPDRWQRLALERDFHAVMSVPLGYDELSYGTVTVYADRPGAFDERTRAICEHLATVAGYVITAIERKRALVSDSVTELEVAVPAESDPLTMLADRLDRRLDVRTVVPRSSGGTTVFCTIPDADEAAIRDAVAAIDAIERSRFVGDGATDSLVELGCAGETVAETLAEHGAILRSLSPSEDRSRLVIDLSSTVDVRSFVGMLDRKFSGAELTARREHDRTGRADRSFDAELRDQLSERQLRTLEAAYYSGFFEWPRESTGEEVAESIGVSQPTFSRHFRLAQQKVFTLLFEESDGTTANET; from the coding sequence GTGAGTGACAGCGGCGCAACCGTGGTCGGTGACGTGGTCCGCGTGCTCGTCGTCGGGGAATCGGACCGGATCGACGCGACGGCGACCGCGCTGTCGTCGGCGTTCGAACCCGTCTCACTGCTTCGCGAACGGACGGTCGCGGACGCCCGACAGCGACTTGCGGCGACCGACGTTCACTGTCTCGTCTGCGCGTACGATCGGTCGGGCGAGGAGTCCCCCCTCGATCGGTTGCTCGAGGCTGACGGCGACGTTCCGATCGTCGCGGTCACCGACGAGTCCTTCGCCGAAGCGGCGATCGAGGCGGGTGCGACCGACGTGATCGATCCGTCGTCCCCGGGCCGACTCGTCGCGACGCGCGTCAGGAACGCCGCCGAACGGTACCGGCTCGAGACGGAAGCGACTGGACCGACGGAGCGTCGCTATCGGTCGATTCTCGAGGGGTCGACCGCACTCGTCTGCGTCGTCGACGAGTCGGGGGCGATCGACTACGTGAACCCGGCGGTCGACGACAGGATGGGGTACACGCCGGCGGAACTCGAACGAACGACGCTTTTCAGACTGGTCCACCCCGACGATCGATCGCTCGCCCGTGAGACCCTCTCGGCGGCGGCCGACGGATCGCTGGGCGCGACGGAACGGACGACGCTTCGGCTGGGCCACGCGGACGGCACGTGGCACGTCTCGGATCTCGCCGTCGTCAACCGCGAATCGGATCCGAACGTCGACGGACTCGTCGTGACCGTCACGAACGCCACGCCGGACGGGCTGGCGGACGACGCGCTCGCGGACGCGATCGACCGACTCGATGCCGCGTTCTTCGCGGTCGGCTCCCGATGGGAGTTACAGTTGTTCAACGAGCGGGCGAGCGCGCTGTTTACGGCCGCGACCCCGGAGCCGGGAACCGTCGTCTGGGACGCGTTGCCCGAGTCGGTTCGCGGCGAGTTCGCCGATCGGCTTCGTGAGGCGGCGGCGACGGGCTCGGCGGTCGCGTTCGAGACGACGCATCCGGCCGTCGACGAGCGGCTCGTGGTCGAGGCTCATCCCTCGGAGAGCGGCGTCTCCGTGACCGCACGGCCGGGAGCCGAGGCGACGACGCCCGCTGCCGAGCGGGAGCGACTCGAGCAGTTCGAAGCGATCGTCGACGCCCTCGAGGACGGGATCGCGGTCCTGGAGGGGTCGACCATCACCGACGCGAATCCCGCGCTGTTCGATCTCGCTGACGCCGAGACACTCGTCGGGCGCGATATCGAGACGCTCGTCGACGACGATCTCGCGGCCGGGATCCGGGAGCGAGCCGACTCCCCGCTCGTGCGGTGGATGGAGCCGCTCACCGGCACGCTAGAGACCGACGGCGACCGGCGGCCGGTCGACGTCTCCGTCGTGTCGCTCGGATCGGCCGACGGCGATCGAACGTGCTGTGTCGTTCGCGATCGACGGGGGTCGCCGTCTGCGGCCGTCTCGACGCTCGCGAAGACCGCCACGTCGCTCCGACGAGCCGAGAGCCGACCCGACGTTCGCGAGGCGATCGTCGACGCAGTGGGATCGTATTCGGCTGCCGACGTGGTCGTCTGGTACGAGGTCGACGAATCGGTGATCCGGCCGGCGTCCGTCTCCGCGTCGGCCCCGGGCGACGCGGATCTGCCGACGATCGATCGCCGTGACGACCCGTTCGCGGGGGTGCTCGATGCCGACGGTGCCAGCGTCGCCGACCCTGACGAACTCGAGCCGGTTCTCTTGCGGTCGGGAATCCGGGCCGAGCGAGTGCTCACCGTCCCGATCGACGGGGCAGGGATCCTGCTCGCGACCAGTTCGGATCCGATGGGGTTCGAGGGGATCGACCTCGCGCCGATCGAGACGCTGGCGACGATGGCCGCCACCGCGCTCGACTGGCTCGCGGCGGAGAGCCGACGCCGGACCCTCGAGCGCGGTCGAGCGGATTTCGAGGGACTCGTCGAGCGGGCGGACGCGGTCCTGGACCTCGAACGGGATCTGTTCGCGGCGAGTACCCGGCCGGCCGTCGAGCAACGACTGGCGTCGGGACTCGTCGACCTCGACACCGGCACCGGGTCGATCGAACTCGCCTGGATCGGCGAGGCCGCCGTCGGGAGCGACGCGGTGACGCTGCGAACGTGGGCCGGCCGGGACGGATCGCACCTCGAATCCCTCTCCCTCTCGGTCGATCCGGAGACGGGAGAACCGGCCGGTCGGACGGCTGCCAGCCGCGAGCCGACCCTCGTCGAGGATCTCGAGGCGGTCGAGCCGGACCGATGGCAACGGCTCGCGCTCGAGCGCGATTTCCACGCGGTCATGAGCGTTCCGCTCGGCTACGACGAGTTGTCGTACGGGACGGTGACGGTGTACGCCGATCGGCCGGGGGCGTTCGACGAGCGAACGCGGGCGATCTGCGAGCACCTGGCGACGGTCGCCGGGTACGTGATCACGGCCATCGAACGCAAACGCGCGCTGGTCAGCGACAGCGTCACCGAACTCGAGGTCGCCGTCCCAGCCGAATCGGATCCGTTGACGATGCTCGCCGATCGGCTCGACCGTCGGCTCGACGTCCGGACCGTCGTCCCGCGGTCGTCCGGCGGGACCACGGTGTTCTGTACGATTCCGGACGCAGACGAGGCGGCGATTCGCGACGCCGTGGCCGCGATCGACGCGATCGAACGATCCCGGTTCGTCGGCGACGGGGCGACCGACTCGCTCGTGGAACTCGGCTGTGCAGGCGAGACCGTCGCGGAGACGCTCGCAGAGCACGGGGCCATCCTCAGGTCTCTTTCACCGAGTGAGGATCGGTCTCGCCTCGTGATCGACCTCTCGAGTACCGTCGACGTGCGATCGTTCGTGGGAATGCTCGATCGGAAGTTCTCCGGCGCGGAACTGACTGCGCGCCGCGAACACGACCGGACCGGACGGGCCGATCGGTCGTTCGACGCGGAACTTCGCGACCAGCTCTCGGAACGGCAGTTACGAACGCTCGAGGCGGCCTACTACAGCGGCTTCTTCGAGTGGCCCCGGGAGAGTACCGGCGAGGAGGTCGCCGAGTCGATCGGGGTCTCCCAGCCGACGTTCAGCCGTCACTTCCGGCTGGCCCAGCAGAAGGTGTTCACGCTCCTGTTCGAGGAGTCGGACGGGACGACCGCCAACGAGACGTAA
- a CDS encoding helix-turn-helix domain-containing protein: MSIEIADAERPATTERTGVRSVADGGIVAQLRLDHPALFLQPTLRRERDVTVEPDYWTTTETGRTLVFVTAYGSEGDFDRFESSLEMDPTVSDPVCVDRYPDRRVYRVAIADRTIRVVSKTAEFDGRLLDCCSSRDGWLVQLRFPDRDALVDFNEFCREQDVSVAVEHLRVSDDGDDGVVALTEKQQELLTVAHEEGYFDVPRGISQDELADRLGVSKSAISQRLRRAIGALCTSSLSAR; this comes from the coding sequence GTGAGCATCGAAATCGCCGACGCCGAACGCCCCGCCACGACGGAGCGGACCGGGGTGCGTTCGGTGGCCGACGGCGGAATCGTCGCTCAACTCCGTCTCGATCACCCGGCGCTGTTCCTCCAGCCGACCCTGCGACGCGAACGGGACGTGACGGTGGAACCCGACTACTGGACCACCACCGAGACGGGCCGAACGCTCGTCTTCGTCACCGCGTACGGCTCCGAGGGCGACTTCGATCGGTTCGAGTCCAGTCTCGAGATGGACCCGACCGTCTCCGATCCGGTCTGTGTCGATCGCTACCCGGATCGACGCGTCTACCGGGTCGCAATCGCCGATCGGACGATCCGCGTCGTGTCGAAGACCGCCGAATTCGACGGGCGCCTCCTCGACTGCTGTAGCAGCCGCGACGGCTGGCTGGTGCAACTCCGGTTCCCGGACCGGGACGCACTCGTGGACTTCAACGAGTTCTGTCGGGAACAGGACGTCTCGGTCGCGGTCGAGCACCTGCGCGTCTCCGACGACGGGGACGACGGCGTCGTCGCCCTGACGGAGAAACAACAGGAGTTGCTCACCGTCGCCCACGAGGAGGGGTACTTCGACGTTCCCCGGGGCATCTCGCAGGACGAACTGGCCGATCGCCTCGGCGTCTCGAAGTCGGCGATCTCCCAGCGACTCCGGCGTGCGATCGGTGCGCTCTGTACGTCCTCGCTGTCCGCCCGGTAG
- a CDS encoding DUF5786 family protein, whose product MGFGSYDESEQQQQTADDEDDVEAVNVHENDHDGQMSFESDVTTDELVSQLGSMKDDESDD is encoded by the coding sequence ATGGGTTTTGGTAGCTACGACGAATCCGAACAACAGCAACAGACGGCCGACGACGAGGACGACGTAGAGGCCGTCAACGTCCACGAAAACGATCACGACGGACAGATGTCCTTCGAGTCCGACGTCACGACGGACGAACTCGTCTCCCAGCTCGGCTCGATGAAAGACGACGAGTCGGACGACTAA
- the glmS gene encoding glutamine--fructose-6-phosphate transaminase (isomerizing), translated as MCGIIGRVGSGDAIETLLTGLENLEYRGYDSAGVAVQNGSGIAVQKRSGKVEELKASIDDRPLEGEVGIGHTRWSTHGPPTDENAHPHTDGTEDVAVVHNGIIENYAELKSWLRDRGHAFTSDTDTEVIPHLVQYYLDEGFPNETAFRRAIDDLEGSYAVTAMFSGEHVLYAARQGSPLVVGMEDGEYFLASDVPAFLEYTETVVYLEDGDVVIVDEDGVEFTDLEGNPVSRNPETVEWDPEQAGKGEYDHFMHKEIHEQPTALAQAIEGRIDHGSGRIALEDFEPGTFEGIESVQLVACGTSYHAALYGSLALNAAGIRATALLANEYSVSAPPVDDDTLVIAVSQSGETADTLNALRQARASGARTLTLTNVVGSTAAREADDALFIRAGPEIGVAATKTFSSQAVMLLLLAQRLADDVRGEPHADLDSLLPELAAMPDRIDAILEASTADRVARRYADSESYFFIGRGLGFPVALEGALKFKEITYEHAEGFASGELKHGPLALVTPETPVFAIFTGEEDEKTLKNAEEAQTRGAPVVAVCPEDHRAVAVADDHLRIPETDADLAGLLANVQLQLLSYHAADLLDRPIDKPRNLAKSVTVE; from the coding sequence ATGTGTGGAATTATCGGCCGGGTGGGATCCGGTGACGCGATCGAGACGCTCCTGACGGGACTCGAGAACCTCGAGTACCGTGGCTACGATTCTGCCGGCGTCGCCGTCCAGAACGGATCGGGTATCGCCGTCCAGAAACGCTCCGGAAAGGTCGAGGAACTCAAGGCGTCGATCGACGACCGCCCGCTCGAGGGGGAGGTGGGTATCGGCCACACGCGTTGGAGCACCCACGGCCCGCCGACGGACGAGAACGCCCATCCCCACACCGACGGGACCGAGGACGTGGCGGTCGTCCACAACGGGATCATCGAGAACTACGCCGAACTGAAGTCCTGGCTCCGCGATCGAGGCCACGCGTTCACCAGCGACACCGACACCGAGGTCATCCCGCACCTCGTCCAGTACTACCTCGACGAGGGCTTTCCGAACGAAACCGCGTTCCGGCGGGCGATCGACGACCTCGAGGGGAGTTACGCCGTCACTGCCATGTTCTCCGGCGAACACGTCCTCTACGCCGCGCGGCAGGGCTCACCGCTGGTCGTCGGCATGGAGGACGGCGAATACTTCCTCGCCAGCGACGTCCCCGCGTTCCTCGAGTACACCGAGACCGTCGTCTATCTCGAGGACGGCGACGTCGTGATCGTCGACGAGGACGGGGTCGAGTTCACCGACCTCGAGGGAAACCCCGTCTCCCGCAACCCGGAGACCGTCGAGTGGGACCCGGAACAGGCTGGCAAGGGCGAGTACGATCACTTCATGCACAAGGAGATCCACGAACAGCCGACCGCGCTGGCCCAGGCGATCGAGGGCCGGATCGATCACGGCTCCGGCCGGATCGCCCTCGAGGACTTCGAACCCGGGACGTTCGAGGGGATCGAGAGCGTCCAGCTGGTTGCCTGTGGCACGTCCTACCACGCTGCACTGTACGGCTCGCTCGCCCTGAACGCGGCCGGCATTCGTGCGACAGCGCTGCTGGCGAACGAGTACAGCGTGTCGGCACCGCCGGTCGACGACGACACGCTGGTCATCGCGGTCTCCCAGAGCGGCGAGACGGCGGACACACTGAACGCCCTCCGGCAGGCTCGCGCCAGCGGTGCCAGGACGCTCACGCTCACCAACGTGGTCGGGTCGACCGCCGCACGCGAGGCCGACGACGCACTCTTCATCCGCGCGGGGCCGGAGATCGGCGTCGCCGCGACCAAGACGTTCTCGTCCCAGGCCGTCATGTTGCTCTTGCTCGCCCAGCGACTGGCCGACGACGTCCGCGGTGAGCCCCACGCCGATCTCGACTCGCTCCTGCCGGAACTCGCCGCCATGCCCGACCGAATCGACGCGATACTCGAAGCCTCGACGGCCGATCGGGTCGCGAGGCGGTACGCAGACAGCGAGTCGTACTTCTTCATCGGCCGAGGGCTGGGCTTCCCGGTCGCCCTCGAGGGGGCGCTGAAGTTCAAGGAGATCACCTACGAGCACGCCGAAGGGTTTGCGTCGGGCGAACTCAAACACGGGCCGCTCGCGCTCGTGACCCCGGAGACGCCGGTCTTCGCGATCTTCACCGGGGAGGAAGACGAGAAGACGCTGAAGAACGCCGAGGAGGCCCAGACTCGCGGTGCGCCGGTCGTCGCGGTCTGCCCCGAGGACCACCGGGCGGTCGCGGTCGCCGACGACCACCTCCGGATTCCCGAGACGGATGCGGACCTCGCGGGACTGCTCGCGAACGTCCAGCTCCAGCTCCTGTCGTACCACGCGGCGGACCTCCTCGATCGGCCGATCGACAAGCCGCGGAACCTCGCGAAGAGCGTCACCGTCGAGTAG